From one Aquila chrysaetos chrysaetos chromosome 7, bAquChr1.4, whole genome shotgun sequence genomic stretch:
- the BCL9 gene encoding B-cell CLL/lymphoma 9 protein isoform X3: MHSSNPKVRNSPSGNTQSSPKSKQEVMVRPPTVMSPSGNPQLDSKFSNQGKQGGSTSQSQPSPCDPKSGGHPPKVLPGPGGSMGLKNGAGNGAKGKGKRERSISADSFEQREAGTPNDDPEIKDCNSADHVKSQESQHTPHSMTSSNASAPRSSTPSHGLTAALEPASGQKTPSKVVYVFSTEMANKAAEAVLKGQVETIVSFHIQNISNSKAERNTVPLNPQITALRTEPKPLPQPQPPTAQDQNPPQNAKMQPTPPVSVPVSKSTGPPCPIDQDSPGVESKVMSVGSPANSTPLQTEGFGQSSTPNNRAVSPVSQGSNSSAADPKGPPQQVSGGDPSNLGENPDGLSQEQLEHRERSLQTLRDIQRMLFPDEKEFAGGQSGGPPSNAGVLDGPQKKPEGPIQAMMAQSQSLGKGSGSRTDGGAPFGPQGHRDMPFSPDEMGPPPMNSQSGPIGPDHLDHMTPEQVAWLKLQQEFYEEKRRKQEQVVVQQCSLQDMMVHQHGPRGVVRGPPPPYQMTPGEGWGPGGPEPFPEGMNMSHSLPPRGMAPHPNMPGSQMRLPGFAGMMNPDMEGPSVPNPASRPGLSGVSWPDDVPKIPDGRNFPPGQGVFSGPGRGERFPNPQGLPEELYQQQLAEKQMGLPPGLNMEGIRPGMEINRMMPSQRHMEPGNNPIFPRMPVEGPMSPSRGDFPKGIPPQIASSRELEFGMGPGSMKGDMGMNVSMGSNPPLVPQKLRDAGVGPEEMMKLRPGVSEMLSSQQKMVPLPFGEHPQQEYGMGPRPFLPMSQGPGVGLRNLREQIGPDQRTNNRLSHMPPLPLNPTSNPNSLNTAPPAQRSLGRKPLDISAAGQVHSPGINPLKSPTMRQVQSPMMGSPSGNLKSPQTPSQLAGMLAGPTAAAAAASIKSPPVLGSAAASPVHLKSPSLPAPSPGWTSSPKPPLQSPGIPPNHKASLTMSSPAMLGNVESGGPPPSTVSQSAPVTLPGNLPSSSPYTMPPEPTLSQNPLSIMMSRMSKFAMPSSTPLYHDAIKTVASSDDDSPPARSPNLPPMNSVPGPNPVGPMPTLSPMGMTQPLSHNNQMPSPNAMGPNIPPHGVPVGPGLMSHNPMMGHGSQESPMVPQGRLGFPQGFPPVQSPPQQVPFPHNGPSGGQGNFPAGMGFHGEGPLGRPTNLPQSSTDPALCKTGGPGGPDSFTVLGNNMPSVFTDPELQEVIRPGATGIPEFDLSRIIPSEKPSQTLQYFPRGEVPGRKQPQGPGPGFSHMQGMIGEQTPRMGLTLPGMGGPGPVGTPDIPLGTAPSMPGHNPMRPPAFLQQGMMGPHHRMMSPAQTAMPGQPALMSNPVAAVGMIPGKDRAPAGLYSHPGPVGSPGMMMSMQGMMGPQQNIMIPPQMRPRGMAADVGMGGFSQGPGNPGNMMF, translated from the exons acTGCAATTCTGCTGATCATGTGAAATCCCAGGAGTCTCAGCACACACCACACTCCATGACTTCTTCAAATGCTTCAGCCCCAAGGTCTTCCACACCTTCCCATGGCCTGACTGCTGCTTTGGAGCCAGCAAGTGGGCAGAAGACTCCATCCAAAGTGGTTTACGTCTTTTCTACTGAGATGGCCAACAA GGCTGCAGAAGCTGTGCTGAAAGGACAGGTGGAAACCATTGTGTCCTTTCATATCCAGAACATCTCAAACAGCAAGGCGGAACGAAACACTGTACCCTTG AACCCCCAGATCACTGCCCTTCGGACTGAACCCAAGCCCCtgccgcagccccagccccccacTGCCCAGGATCAGAACCCTCCCCAGAACGCTAAAATGCAGCCGACTCCACCCGTGTCAGTGCCGGTATCCAAATCCACTGGCCCCCCGTGTCCCATAGATCAGGACAGTCCCGGCGTGGAAAGCAAAGTCATGTCTGTGGGCAGCCCTGCCAACTCTACCCCATTGCAGAcagaaggatttgggcagagTTCGACCCCCAATAATCGAGCAGTTAGCCCAGTTTCCCAAGGTAGCAATAGCTCTGCTGCAGACCCCAAAGGTCCTCCCCAGCAGGTGTCTGGTGGGGACCCATCCAATTTGGGTGAGAATCCAGATGGACTGTCacaggagcagctggagcatCGAGAGCGCTCATTGCAGACCCTGAGAGACATACAGCGCATGCTCTTCCCTGATGAGAAGGAGTTTGCGGGAGGGCAAAGTGGGGGGCCACCCTCAAATGCTGGGGTGCTGGATGGTCCCCAAAAGAAACCTGAAGGGCCAATACAGGCCATGATGGCTCAATCCCAAAGTTTAGGCAAAGGGTCAGGGTCTCGGACAGATGGAGGGGCTCCGTTTGGCCCTCAAGGACACAGGGACATGCCTTTTTCCCCAGATGAAATGGGGCCACCACCAATGAACTCTCAGTCAGGACCCATAGGCCCAGACCACCTGGACCACATGACTCCTGAGCAGGTGGCCTGGCTCAAGCTGCAGCAGGAGTTTTAcgaggagaagagaagaaagcaagagcaGGTGGTTGTGCAGCAGTGTTCACTGCAGGACATGATGGTCCATCAGCATGGGCCTCGTGGGGTGGTCCGAGGCCCTCCCCCTCCCTACCAGATGAcccctggggagggctggggacctgggggtccAGAGCCCTTCCCTGAAGGCATGAACATGTCGCACTCTCTGCCCCCCAGGGGCATGGCCCCTCATCCCAACATGCCCGGGAGCCAGATGCGCCTGCCTGGTTTTGCAGGAATGATGAACCCTGATATGGAGGGCCCCAGCGTCCCGAATCCTGCCTCCCGGCCTGGGCTTTCGGGAGTTAGTTGGCCAGATGATGTGCCAAAAATCCCAGATGGCCGAAACTTCCCTCCTGGCCAGGGTGTCTTCAGTGGCCCTGGCCGAGGGGAGCGGTTCCCCAATCCACAGGGCCTGCCCGAAGAGCTCtatcagcagcagctggctgagAAACAGATGGGCCTCCCTCCTGGCCTCAACATGGAAGGCATCAGGCCTGGCATGGAGATAAACAGAATGATGCCCTCCCAGAGACACATGGAGCCTGGAAACAATCCGATCTTCCCTCGCATGCCAGTGGAAGGGCCGATGAGCCCCTCCAGGGGGGACTTCCCGAAAGGAATACCCCCACAAATAGCCTCTAGCAGAGAGCTGGAGTTTGGGATGGGCCCTGGCAGCATGAAGGGGGACATGGGCATGAATGTCAGCATGGGCTCCAACCCACCTCTGGTCCCTCAGAAGCTGAGGGATGCAGGAGTTGGGCCGGAAGAGATGATGAAACTGCGCCCCGGTGTCTCGGAGATGCTCTCCTCTCAGCAGAAAATGGTGCCGCTGCCATTTGGGGAGCATCCGCAGCAAGAGTATGGCATGGGTCCCAGGCCTTTCCTTCCCATGTCTCAGGGCCCAGGAGTCGGTCTCCGAAATCTCAGAGAACAGATTGGGCCTGACCAAAGGACTAACAACCGGCTCAGCCACATGCCGCCACTACCTCTCAATCCCACCAGTAACCCTAATAGCCTCAACACTGCTCCCCCTGCGCAGCGCAGCCTCGGCCGCAAGCCCTTGGATATCTCTGCAGCTGGTCAGGTGCATTCGCCAGGGATCAACCCCCTGAAATCCCCCACGATGCGCCAGGTCCAGTCTCCCATGATGGGGTCTCCCTCGGGGAACCTCAAGTCCCCTCAGACACCCTCCCAGCTGGCAGGAATGCTTGCAGGCCCCACTGCCGCAGCTGCCGCTGCCTCCATTAAGTCTCCCCCTGTCTTGgggtctgctgctgcttctcctgtccaCCTCAAGTCTCCGTCTCTCCCCGCACCTTCTCCCGGATGGACTTCATCTCCAAAGCCTCCTTTGCAGAGCCCTGGGATTCCCCCGAACCACAAGGCATCTCTCACCATGTCTTCTCCAGCCATGCTGGGGAACGTGGAGTCGG gtgGTCCACCTCCTTCCACAGTCAGCCAGTCTGCTCCTGTGACTCTCCCTGGAAATCTTCCCTCTAGCAGTCCTTACACAATGCCACCAGAGCCGACCCTCTCCCAGAATCCCCTCTCCATTATGATGTCCAGGATGTCCAAATTTGCCATGCCCAGCTCTACACCGCTCTATCATGATGCCATCAAAACTGTGGCCAGCTCAGATGATGACTCCCCTCCAGCACGTTCCCCAAACTTGCCACCTATGAACAGCGTACCAG GTCCAAACCCAGTGGGTCCAATGCCAACCCTTAGCCCAATGGGAATGACCCAGCCTCTTTCCCATAACAACCAGATGCCCTCTCCAAATGCTATGGGACCCAATATACCTCCTCATGGGGTCCCCGTGGGACCCGGCCTGATGTCACACAACCCAATGATGGGGCATGGTTCCCAGGAGTCTCCAATGGTACCTCAAGGACGcctgggcttcccacagggGTTCCCTCCTGTACAGTCTCCTCCGCAACAGGTGCCATTTCCACACAACGGGCCCAGCGGTGGACAAGGCAACTTCCCAGCGGGAATGGGCTTCCACGGAGAAGGACCTCTGGGGCGTCCTACCAACCTGCCCCAAAGTTCGACAGATCCAGCACTTTGCAAGACTGGAGGCCCTGGCGGTCCAGACTCCTTCACTGTTCTCGGAAACAATATGCCTTCGGTTTTCACTGatccagagctgcaggaggtgaTCCGTCCTGGAGCCACAGGAATACCTGAGTTTGACCTGTCCAGGATTATCCCATCGGAGAAGCCTAGCCAGACACTACAGTATTTCCCTCGTGGGGAGGTGCCAGGCCGCAAGCAGCCGCAGGGTCCTGGGCCTGGGTTCTCCCACATGCAGGGGATGATAGGAGAGCAGACCCCAAGGATGGGACTAACATTGCCTGGCATGGGGGGCCCCGGGCCAGTGGGAACTCCGGATATCCCTCTTGGGACGGCTCCATCCATGCCAGGTCATAACCCGATGAGACCACCTGCCTTCCTGCAGCAAGGCATGATGGGGCCGCACCACCGCATGATGTCACCAGCACAAACGGCGATGCCTGGCCAGCCCGCGCTAATGAGTAACCCCGTGGCCGCCGTGGGCATGATCCCAGGCAAGGACCGAGCCCCTGCAGGGCTGTACAGCCACCCGGGCCCTGTAGGGTCACCTGGTATGATGATGTCAATGCAGGGCATGATGGGACCCCAACAAAACATCATGATTCCCCCCCAGATGAGGCCCCGAGGTATGGCTGCTGACGTTGGCATGGGAGGATTTAGCCAAGGCCCTGGAAACCCAGGGAACATGATGTTTTAA
- the BCL9 gene encoding B-cell CLL/lymphoma 9 protein isoform X2 produces MHSSNPKVRNSPSGNTQSPKSKQEVMVRPPTVMSPSGNPQLDSKFSNQGKQGGSTSQSQPSPCDPKSGGHPPKVLPGPGGSMGLKNGAGNGAKGKGKRERSISADSFEQREAGTPNDDPEIKDCNSADHVKSQESQHTPHSMTSSNASAPRSSTPSHGLTAALEPASGQKTPSKVVYVFSTEMANKAAEAVLKGQVETIVSFHIQNISNSKAERNTVPLNPQITALRTEPKPLPQPQPPTAQDQNPPQNAKMQPTPPVSVPVSKSTGPPCPIDQDSPGVESKVMSVGSPANSTPLQTEGFGQSSTPNNRAVSPVSQGSNSSAADPKGPPQQVSGGDPSNLGENPDGLSQEQLEHRERSLQTLRDIQRMLFPDEKEFAGGQSGGPPSNAGVLDGPQKKPEGPIQAMMAQSQSLGKGSGSRTDGGAPFGPQGHRDMPFSPDEMGPPPMNSQSGPIGPDHLDHMTPEQVAWLKLQQEFYEEKRRKQEQVVVQQCSLQDMMVHQHGPRGVVRGPPPPYQMTPGEGWGPGGPEPFPEGMNMSHSLPPRGMAPHPNMPGSQMRLPGFAGMMNPDMEGPSVPNPASRPGLSGVSWPDDVPKIPDGRNFPPGQGVFSGPGRGERFPNPQGLPEELYQQQLAEKQMGLPPGLNMEGIRPGMEINRMMPSQRHMEPGNNPIFPRMPVEGPMSPSRGDFPKGIPPQIASSRELEFGMGPGSMKGDMGMNVSMGSNPPLVPQKLRDAGVGPEEMMKLRPGVSEMLSSQQKMVPLPFGEHPQQEYGMGPRPFLPMSQGPGVGLRNLREQIGPDQRTNNRLSHMPPLPLNPTSNPNSLNTAPPAQRSLGRKPLDISAAGQVHSPGINPLKSPTMRQVQSPMMGSPSGNLKSPQTPSQLAGMLAGPTAAAAAASIKSPPVLGSAAASPVHLKSPSLPAPSPGWTSSPKPPLQSPGIPPNHKASLTMSSPAMLGNVESGGPPPSTVSQSAPVTLPGNLPSSSPYTMPPEPTLSQNPLSIMMSRMSKFAMPSSTPLYHDAIKTVASSDDDSPPARSPNLPPMNSVPGMGINSQNPRISGPNPVGPMPTLSPMGMTQPLSHNNQMPSPNAMGPNIPPHGVPVGPGLMSHNPMMGHGSQESPMVPQGRLGFPQGFPPVQSPPQQVPFPHNGPSGGQGNFPAGMGFHGEGPLGRPTNLPQSSTDPALCKTGGPGGPDSFTVLGNNMPSVFTDPELQEVIRPGATGIPEFDLSRIIPSEKPSQTLQYFPRGEVPGRKQPQGPGPGFSHMQGMIGEQTPRMGLTLPGMGGPGPVGTPDIPLGTAPSMPGHNPMRPPAFLQQGMMGPHHRMMSPAQTAMPGQPALMSNPVAAVGMIPGKDRAPAGLYSHPGPVGSPGMMMSMQGMMGPQQNIMIPPQMRPRGMAADVGMGGFSQGPGNPGNMMF; encoded by the exons acTGCAATTCTGCTGATCATGTGAAATCCCAGGAGTCTCAGCACACACCACACTCCATGACTTCTTCAAATGCTTCAGCCCCAAGGTCTTCCACACCTTCCCATGGCCTGACTGCTGCTTTGGAGCCAGCAAGTGGGCAGAAGACTCCATCCAAAGTGGTTTACGTCTTTTCTACTGAGATGGCCAACAA GGCTGCAGAAGCTGTGCTGAAAGGACAGGTGGAAACCATTGTGTCCTTTCATATCCAGAACATCTCAAACAGCAAGGCGGAACGAAACACTGTACCCTTG AACCCCCAGATCACTGCCCTTCGGACTGAACCCAAGCCCCtgccgcagccccagccccccacTGCCCAGGATCAGAACCCTCCCCAGAACGCTAAAATGCAGCCGACTCCACCCGTGTCAGTGCCGGTATCCAAATCCACTGGCCCCCCGTGTCCCATAGATCAGGACAGTCCCGGCGTGGAAAGCAAAGTCATGTCTGTGGGCAGCCCTGCCAACTCTACCCCATTGCAGAcagaaggatttgggcagagTTCGACCCCCAATAATCGAGCAGTTAGCCCAGTTTCCCAAGGTAGCAATAGCTCTGCTGCAGACCCCAAAGGTCCTCCCCAGCAGGTGTCTGGTGGGGACCCATCCAATTTGGGTGAGAATCCAGATGGACTGTCacaggagcagctggagcatCGAGAGCGCTCATTGCAGACCCTGAGAGACATACAGCGCATGCTCTTCCCTGATGAGAAGGAGTTTGCGGGAGGGCAAAGTGGGGGGCCACCCTCAAATGCTGGGGTGCTGGATGGTCCCCAAAAGAAACCTGAAGGGCCAATACAGGCCATGATGGCTCAATCCCAAAGTTTAGGCAAAGGGTCAGGGTCTCGGACAGATGGAGGGGCTCCGTTTGGCCCTCAAGGACACAGGGACATGCCTTTTTCCCCAGATGAAATGGGGCCACCACCAATGAACTCTCAGTCAGGACCCATAGGCCCAGACCACCTGGACCACATGACTCCTGAGCAGGTGGCCTGGCTCAAGCTGCAGCAGGAGTTTTAcgaggagaagagaagaaagcaagagcaGGTGGTTGTGCAGCAGTGTTCACTGCAGGACATGATGGTCCATCAGCATGGGCCTCGTGGGGTGGTCCGAGGCCCTCCCCCTCCCTACCAGATGAcccctggggagggctggggacctgggggtccAGAGCCCTTCCCTGAAGGCATGAACATGTCGCACTCTCTGCCCCCCAGGGGCATGGCCCCTCATCCCAACATGCCCGGGAGCCAGATGCGCCTGCCTGGTTTTGCAGGAATGATGAACCCTGATATGGAGGGCCCCAGCGTCCCGAATCCTGCCTCCCGGCCTGGGCTTTCGGGAGTTAGTTGGCCAGATGATGTGCCAAAAATCCCAGATGGCCGAAACTTCCCTCCTGGCCAGGGTGTCTTCAGTGGCCCTGGCCGAGGGGAGCGGTTCCCCAATCCACAGGGCCTGCCCGAAGAGCTCtatcagcagcagctggctgagAAACAGATGGGCCTCCCTCCTGGCCTCAACATGGAAGGCATCAGGCCTGGCATGGAGATAAACAGAATGATGCCCTCCCAGAGACACATGGAGCCTGGAAACAATCCGATCTTCCCTCGCATGCCAGTGGAAGGGCCGATGAGCCCCTCCAGGGGGGACTTCCCGAAAGGAATACCCCCACAAATAGCCTCTAGCAGAGAGCTGGAGTTTGGGATGGGCCCTGGCAGCATGAAGGGGGACATGGGCATGAATGTCAGCATGGGCTCCAACCCACCTCTGGTCCCTCAGAAGCTGAGGGATGCAGGAGTTGGGCCGGAAGAGATGATGAAACTGCGCCCCGGTGTCTCGGAGATGCTCTCCTCTCAGCAGAAAATGGTGCCGCTGCCATTTGGGGAGCATCCGCAGCAAGAGTATGGCATGGGTCCCAGGCCTTTCCTTCCCATGTCTCAGGGCCCAGGAGTCGGTCTCCGAAATCTCAGAGAACAGATTGGGCCTGACCAAAGGACTAACAACCGGCTCAGCCACATGCCGCCACTACCTCTCAATCCCACCAGTAACCCTAATAGCCTCAACACTGCTCCCCCTGCGCAGCGCAGCCTCGGCCGCAAGCCCTTGGATATCTCTGCAGCTGGTCAGGTGCATTCGCCAGGGATCAACCCCCTGAAATCCCCCACGATGCGCCAGGTCCAGTCTCCCATGATGGGGTCTCCCTCGGGGAACCTCAAGTCCCCTCAGACACCCTCCCAGCTGGCAGGAATGCTTGCAGGCCCCACTGCCGCAGCTGCCGCTGCCTCCATTAAGTCTCCCCCTGTCTTGgggtctgctgctgcttctcctgtccaCCTCAAGTCTCCGTCTCTCCCCGCACCTTCTCCCGGATGGACTTCATCTCCAAAGCCTCCTTTGCAGAGCCCTGGGATTCCCCCGAACCACAAGGCATCTCTCACCATGTCTTCTCCAGCCATGCTGGGGAACGTGGAGTCGG gtgGTCCACCTCCTTCCACAGTCAGCCAGTCTGCTCCTGTGACTCTCCCTGGAAATCTTCCCTCTAGCAGTCCTTACACAATGCCACCAGAGCCGACCCTCTCCCAGAATCCCCTCTCCATTATGATGTCCAGGATGTCCAAATTTGCCATGCCCAGCTCTACACCGCTCTATCATGATGCCATCAAAACTGTGGCCAGCTCAGATGATGACTCCCCTCCAGCACGTTCCCCAAACTTGCCACCTATGAACAGCGTACCAG GAATGGGCATTAATTCTCAGAATCCTCGAATTTCAGGTCCAAACCCAGTGGGTCCAATGCCAACCCTTAGCCCAATGGGAATGACCCAGCCTCTTTCCCATAACAACCAGATGCCCTCTCCAAATGCTATGGGACCCAATATACCTCCTCATGGGGTCCCCGTGGGACCCGGCCTGATGTCACACAACCCAATGATGGGGCATGGTTCCCAGGAGTCTCCAATGGTACCTCAAGGACGcctgggcttcccacagggGTTCCCTCCTGTACAGTCTCCTCCGCAACAGGTGCCATTTCCACACAACGGGCCCAGCGGTGGACAAGGCAACTTCCCAGCGGGAATGGGCTTCCACGGAGAAGGACCTCTGGGGCGTCCTACCAACCTGCCCCAAAGTTCGACAGATCCAGCACTTTGCAAGACTGGAGGCCCTGGCGGTCCAGACTCCTTCACTGTTCTCGGAAACAATATGCCTTCGGTTTTCACTGatccagagctgcaggaggtgaTCCGTCCTGGAGCCACAGGAATACCTGAGTTTGACCTGTCCAGGATTATCCCATCGGAGAAGCCTAGCCAGACACTACAGTATTTCCCTCGTGGGGAGGTGCCAGGCCGCAAGCAGCCGCAGGGTCCTGGGCCTGGGTTCTCCCACATGCAGGGGATGATAGGAGAGCAGACCCCAAGGATGGGACTAACATTGCCTGGCATGGGGGGCCCCGGGCCAGTGGGAACTCCGGATATCCCTCTTGGGACGGCTCCATCCATGCCAGGTCATAACCCGATGAGACCACCTGCCTTCCTGCAGCAAGGCATGATGGGGCCGCACCACCGCATGATGTCACCAGCACAAACGGCGATGCCTGGCCAGCCCGCGCTAATGAGTAACCCCGTGGCCGCCGTGGGCATGATCCCAGGCAAGGACCGAGCCCCTGCAGGGCTGTACAGCCACCCGGGCCCTGTAGGGTCACCTGGTATGATGATGTCAATGCAGGGCATGATGGGACCCCAACAAAACATCATGATTCCCCCCCAGATGAGGCCCCGAGGTATGGCTGCTGACGTTGGCATGGGAGGATTTAGCCAAGGCCCTGGAAACCCAGGGAACATGATGTTTTAA